A window of the Cystobacter fuscus genome harbors these coding sequences:
- a CDS encoding long-chain fatty acid--CoA ligase codes for MLTGRMMDFPLTLTHFLERARTYFGSSEIVSRRPDKSLQRSTYADFCRRAARLAHALTRLGVKPGDRVASLCWNHQQHLELYFAVPSMGAVLHTLNLRLHPNDLAYIARHAEDRVLVVDRSLLPLLEKFIATVPSVQHVVVIADDGPVPEGRLDYEALLAAEPDSFAFPPLEERSAAMLCYTSGTTGHPKGVLYSHRSIVLHSLAECMSDTIGVGEADTLLPVVPMFHAAAWGLPFSSFFTGAKLVFPGPHLDPTSLLDLMAQERVTLAAGVPTIWLGILALLDQEPKRWDLRSIRSMLIGGAAAPPAMIEGFLHRHGLVVTHAWGMTELNPVGTLARPRRQHEQRPQAERLALRATQGYAVPFVELRHVSDSGQVLPWDGTTMGELEARGPWVASSYYGDEGADRFTADGWFKTGDVVTIDAEGYVRITDRSKDVIKSGGEWISSVALENALMAHPAVLEAAVFAARHPKWDERPLAAVVLKPGQSATREQLIAHLEPHFARWWLPEDYVFLPQIPRTSTGKFLKTKLREDLGDYLLKASQGGS; via the coding sequence ATGCTCACCGGACGCATGATGGACTTCCCGCTCACGCTGACCCACTTCCTCGAGCGGGCCCGGACCTACTTCGGCTCCTCGGAGATCGTCAGCCGGCGGCCCGACAAGTCGCTCCAGCGCTCCACCTACGCCGACTTCTGCCGGCGCGCGGCCCGGCTCGCCCATGCCCTCACCCGGCTGGGCGTGAAGCCGGGGGACCGGGTGGCCTCGCTGTGCTGGAACCACCAGCAGCACCTGGAGCTCTACTTCGCCGTCCCCTCCATGGGCGCGGTCCTCCACACCCTCAACCTGCGTCTGCACCCCAACGACCTGGCCTATATCGCCCGGCACGCCGAGGATCGCGTGCTCGTCGTGGACCGCTCGCTCCTGCCACTGCTCGAGAAGTTCATCGCCACGGTGCCCAGTGTCCAGCACGTCGTCGTCATCGCGGACGATGGTCCCGTGCCCGAGGGTCGGCTCGACTACGAGGCGCTGCTCGCGGCCGAGCCGGACTCCTTCGCCTTCCCTCCGCTCGAGGAGCGCTCCGCGGCGATGCTCTGTTACACCTCGGGCACCACCGGCCACCCCAAGGGCGTGCTCTACTCGCACCGCTCCATCGTGCTGCACTCGCTCGCCGAGTGCATGAGCGACACCATCGGCGTGGGCGAGGCGGACACCCTGCTCCCCGTGGTGCCCATGTTCCACGCCGCCGCCTGGGGCCTGCCCTTCAGCTCCTTCTTCACGGGCGCGAAGCTCGTCTTCCCGGGTCCGCACCTGGATCCCACGTCCCTGTTGGACCTCATGGCCCAGGAGCGCGTCACGCTCGCCGCGGGCGTGCCCACCATCTGGCTGGGCATCCTCGCGCTGTTGGATCAGGAGCCCAAGCGCTGGGACTTGCGCTCCATCCGCTCGATGCTGATTGGCGGCGCGGCGGCGCCCCCGGCGATGATCGAGGGCTTCCTCCACCGCCATGGCCTCGTCGTCACGCATGCCTGGGGCATGACGGAGCTCAATCCCGTGGGGACGCTTGCCCGGCCGCGCCGCCAGCACGAGCAGCGTCCCCAGGCCGAGCGGCTCGCCCTGCGCGCCACCCAGGGTTACGCGGTGCCCTTCGTGGAGCTGCGCCATGTGAGTGATTCGGGGCAGGTGCTGCCCTGGGATGGCACCACCATGGGCGAGCTGGAGGCGCGCGGTCCCTGGGTGGCCTCCTCGTACTACGGCGACGAGGGCGCGGACCGGTTCACCGCGGATGGCTGGTTCAAGACGGGCGATGTCGTCACCATCGACGCCGAGGGCTACGTGCGCATCACGGATCGCTCCAAGGACGTCATCAAGTCCGGTGGCGAGTGGATCAGCTCGGTGGCGTTGGAGAACGCCCTCATGGCGCACCCGGCGGTGCTCGAGGCGGCGGTGTTCGCCGCGCGCCACCCCAAGTGGGACGAGCGGCCGCTCGCCGCGGTGGTGCTCAAGCCCGGCCAGTCGGCCACGAGGGAGCAGCTCATCGCCCACCTGGAGCCGCACTTCGCCAGATGGTGGCTGCCGGAGGACTACGTCTTCCTGCCGCAGATTCCCCGCACCTCCACCGGCAAGTTCCTCAAGACGAAGCTGCGCGAGGACCTGGGCGACTACCTGCTCAAGGCGTCACAGGGAGGGAGTTGA
- a CDS encoding sensor histidine kinase gives MTIRARILLVAGVAVTLVCLMALLLYSGARRGQRLRQQLVSIQKQIDSLERLHSFAWPFLNQLAQARQGQEDTGPVLRDMTALVEAASARLLEGQTLELKGRVLAGVDWSEVVAEQQEQQAQQEIRQLLLDWAALAERRVRELPASVPLEPQVEWLLYSEFEQTVGRRIVEAQNKERTEAASLGALLDDHVWQARWVAVFVPTFGLLLMGLVTAAILAPFRRALRELTDVARRIGQGDFDIDVTPAAVPPDELGMLSHAIGRMARELRESLEEKQRMIRAEAESSEREALRYQALLEDTVRARTAELAEANTRLRESLQELQATQEQLLSADRLASVGRLAAGVGHEINNPLAFILSNLRYAHQELTELSGAPSEELRQELVSALAEASEGAERVRLIVQDLKTLARPDDVALGPVNVAEVVRSAVKMARHETRDRALLVEECDGVPPVHANAARLGQVFLNLLINAAHAIAPGRVRENEIRVVARVSGPGHVTVEVRDTGVGIPPEHLRRIFDPFFTTKPVGVGTGLGLSVCHRIITALGGGIRVESEPGRGTCFFVTLPVSADSQERVSPPAA, from the coding sequence ATGACGATTCGCGCCAGGATCCTGCTGGTCGCGGGGGTGGCGGTCACGCTGGTGTGCCTCATGGCCCTGCTCCTGTATTCCGGGGCGCGCCGGGGCCAGCGGTTGCGGCAGCAGTTGGTGTCCATCCAGAAGCAGATCGACAGCCTCGAGCGGCTGCATTCGTTCGCCTGGCCCTTTCTCAACCAGCTCGCCCAGGCGCGGCAGGGCCAGGAGGACACCGGGCCGGTGCTCCGGGACATGACGGCCCTGGTGGAGGCGGCATCGGCGCGGCTCCTGGAAGGTCAGACCCTGGAGCTCAAGGGGCGCGTGCTGGCCGGCGTGGACTGGTCGGAGGTGGTGGCGGAGCAGCAGGAGCAGCAGGCTCAGCAGGAGATCCGACAGCTGTTGCTGGACTGGGCGGCCCTGGCGGAGCGGCGCGTGCGTGAGTTGCCCGCCTCCGTGCCCCTGGAGCCCCAGGTGGAGTGGTTGCTGTACTCGGAGTTCGAGCAGACGGTGGGCCGGCGCATCGTGGAGGCACAGAACAAGGAGCGCACCGAGGCGGCGTCTCTCGGGGCGCTGCTGGACGACCACGTGTGGCAGGCCCGGTGGGTGGCGGTGTTCGTGCCCACCTTCGGCCTGCTGCTCATGGGGCTCGTCACCGCCGCCATCCTGGCTCCCTTTCGCCGCGCGCTGCGCGAGCTCACCGACGTGGCGCGGCGCATCGGCCAGGGGGACTTCGACATCGACGTGACCCCCGCCGCCGTGCCCCCGGACGAGCTGGGCATGCTCTCGCACGCCATCGGCCGCATGGCCCGCGAGTTGCGTGAGTCCCTGGAGGAGAAGCAGCGGATGATCCGCGCCGAGGCCGAGTCCTCCGAGCGCGAGGCCCTGCGCTACCAGGCCCTGTTGGAGGACACCGTGCGCGCGCGCACCGCGGAGCTCGCCGAGGCCAACACCCGCCTGCGCGAGAGCCTCCAGGAGCTGCAAGCCACCCAGGAGCAGCTCCTGTCCGCCGACCGGCTCGCCTCCGTGGGCCGGCTCGCCGCGGGCGTGGGCCATGAAATCAACAACCCGCTCGCCTTCATCCTCAGCAACCTGCGCTATGCGCACCAGGAGCTGACCGAGCTGAGCGGCGCGCCGAGCGAGGAGCTGCGCCAGGAGCTGGTCTCCGCGCTCGCCGAGGCGAGCGAGGGCGCCGAGCGCGTGCGCCTCATCGTGCAGGACCTGAAGACGCTCGCGCGGCCGGACGACGTGGCACTCGGGCCGGTGAACGTGGCGGAGGTGGTGCGCAGCGCGGTGAAGATGGCGCGGCACGAGACGCGCGACCGGGCGCTCCTGGTGGAGGAGTGCGATGGGGTCCCCCCGGTGCACGCCAACGCCGCGCGCCTGGGCCAGGTATTCCTCAACCTGCTCATCAACGCGGCGCACGCCATCGCGCCGGGGCGGGTGCGGGAGAATGAAATCCGCGTGGTGGCGCGCGTGTCCGGTCCCGGCCACGTCACCGTGGAGGTGCGCGACACGGGGGTCGGCATTCCCCCCGAGCACCTGCGGCGCATCTTCGATCCGTTCTTCACCACCAAGCCGGTGGGCGTGGGCACGGGGCTGGGCCTGTCGGTGTGCCACCGCATCATCACCGCGCTGGGCGGAGGCATCCGCGTGGAGAGCGAGCCCGGGCGGGGCACGTGCTTCTTCGTCACGCTGCCCGTGTCCGCGGACTCCCAGGAGCGCGTCTCCCCGCCCGCGGCCTGA
- a CDS encoding aminotransferase class V-fold PLP-dependent enzyme: MTQPWTLEDLVKDALGRVPEIAAEELHHGTSRQEMVLLDVREAEETAGGALEGAVHLPRGLLELRVQEHVARRDTPVVVYCGGGNRSALAADVLLKMGYTRVRSLAGGFERWRRLGLPITRGPGVRPPPGKKLGWDEVRREFAIVARCVPVLGEGERPLVYMDHAASTHAPSSVLGAYTEFVAREYANIHRGTHHLSRKATERFEECYGIIARHVGAELQRGTICFTGNTTQAIDLCAHVLAERPGQVITTEMEHHSNELPHRRRGPTLRARVTDEGELDLGHLEELLRGNRVKLVAVTAGSNVTGVMPDLRRVARLAHEHGALVLVDAAQALARMPIDVKDLDHPEHIDFLAGAGHKAYAPFGAGFLYGPRALMSEVPPYIPGGGTASRVTASGAEYLPAPDRHHGGTPNIAGVVGMARALAFLQAIGMEEVREHEVRLMERMLRGLRELEGITLYGPPDAHKRLGVATFNVDGVSDLLAAAVLSEEGAIAVRNGRFCSHLYMDKLLAARAKAAGGEVPTGAVRASVGLYNDESDVDRLLEYVRKVRDRQWRGRYQVKGDVVSAEFAGRCADKWMEATKD; this comes from the coding sequence ATGACACAGCCCTGGACACTCGAAGATCTCGTCAAGGACGCGCTCGGCCGCGTGCCGGAGATCGCCGCCGAGGAACTGCACCACGGCACGTCCCGCCAGGAGATGGTCCTGCTGGACGTGCGCGAAGCGGAGGAGACGGCGGGGGGAGCGCTGGAGGGCGCGGTGCACCTGCCGCGGGGCCTGCTGGAGCTGCGGGTGCAGGAGCACGTGGCGCGGCGCGACACGCCGGTGGTCGTCTACTGCGGTGGGGGCAACCGCTCGGCGCTGGCGGCGGACGTGCTGCTGAAGATGGGCTACACGCGGGTGCGCAGCCTGGCGGGTGGCTTCGAGCGCTGGCGGCGGCTGGGCCTGCCCATCACCAGGGGCCCTGGGGTGCGTCCCCCGCCGGGGAAGAAGCTCGGCTGGGACGAGGTGCGGCGCGAGTTCGCCATCGTGGCGCGCTGCGTGCCGGTGCTGGGCGAGGGGGAGAGGCCGCTGGTGTACATGGATCACGCGGCGAGCACCCACGCGCCCTCGTCGGTGCTCGGGGCGTATACCGAGTTCGTGGCGCGCGAGTACGCCAACATCCACCGGGGCACGCACCACCTGTCGCGCAAGGCCACCGAGCGCTTCGAGGAGTGCTACGGCATCATCGCGCGCCACGTGGGCGCCGAGTTGCAGCGGGGCACCATCTGCTTCACGGGCAACACCACGCAGGCGATCGACCTGTGCGCGCACGTGCTGGCGGAGCGGCCGGGCCAGGTCATCACCACGGAGATGGAGCACCACTCCAACGAGCTGCCCCATCGCCGGCGGGGCCCCACGCTGCGCGCGCGGGTGACGGACGAGGGCGAGCTGGACCTGGGGCACCTGGAGGAGCTGCTGCGCGGCAACCGGGTGAAGCTGGTGGCGGTGACGGCGGGCTCGAACGTCACCGGGGTGATGCCGGACCTGCGCCGGGTGGCGCGCCTGGCGCACGAGCACGGGGCGCTGGTGCTGGTGGACGCGGCCCAGGCGCTCGCGCGCATGCCCATCGACGTGAAGGACCTGGACCACCCCGAGCACATCGACTTCCTGGCGGGGGCGGGGCACAAGGCCTATGCGCCATTCGGGGCGGGCTTCCTGTATGGACCGCGCGCGCTGATGAGCGAGGTACCGCCGTACATTCCGGGGGGAGGCACGGCCTCGCGGGTGACGGCGAGCGGCGCCGAGTACCTTCCCGCGCCGGACCGGCATCATGGAGGAACGCCCAACATCGCGGGGGTGGTGGGGATGGCGCGGGCGCTCGCGTTCCTGCAAGCCATTGGGATGGAGGAGGTGCGGGAGCACGAGGTGCGATTGATGGAGCGCATGCTCCGGGGGTTGCGAGAGCTGGAGGGCATCACGCTCTACGGGCCGCCGGACGCGCACAAGCGCCTGGGGGTGGCGACCTTCAACGTGGACGGGGTGTCGGACCTGCTGGCGGCGGCGGTGCTGTCCGAGGAGGGAGCGATCGCGGTGCGCAACGGACGCTTCTGCTCGCACCTGTACATGGACAAGCTGCTCGCGGCGCGGGCGAAGGCGGCGGGCGGGGAGGTGCCCACGGGCGCGGTGCGCGCGAGCGTGGGCCTGTACAACGACGAGAGCGACGTGGACCGGCTGTTGGAGTACGTGCGGAAGGTGAGGGACCGGCAGTGGCGCGGGCGCTACCAGGTGAAGGGAGACGTGGTGAGCGCCGAGTTCGCCGGCCGGTGCGCGGACAAGTGGATGGAGGCCACGAAGGACTGA
- a CDS encoding DUF763 domain-containing protein, producing the protein MARTGSADLPLHSGRVPDWLAERMARMSRVLVEALVLHHGRHEVLRRLAHPFWFQSLGAVMGMDWHSSGVTTTVLGALKRGLTPGGRQLGLYVVGGKGVQARRVPEELSFIGDRVGIDAPTLLRASRLTARVDSAAVQDGFELYSHSLILADDNAWAVVQQGMNPEARQARRYHWLSEGLTSFVEEPHAAIDGPSQGVIVNLTDKRASRTRAALVELVSQGPDVVTGALRQRLPQPAPRPATPVLPHLQLPAHEEVTHEDVLLRRLHGTLAAAAEQGPRDFAELLLSPGVGPRTVAALASAAEVLHGTPSRFTDPARFSLAQGGKDRHPFPVRLDVYDETLRVMRAAVDAARLGNDERLQAIRELDRQARRLEAVATGPSFDELVQAGWADAGELLPTDAPPRRFSRSSSTRRARVPQRSSRSQLELPGLSEEGSGEPSPHSG; encoded by the coding sequence ATGGCGCGCACCGGTAGCGCGGACCTCCCGCTGCACTCGGGCCGGGTGCCGGACTGGCTCGCCGAGCGCATGGCGCGCATGAGCCGCGTGCTCGTGGAGGCGCTCGTGCTGCACCATGGCCGTCACGAGGTGCTGCGCCGGCTCGCGCACCCCTTCTGGTTCCAGTCGCTCGGGGCCGTCATGGGCATGGACTGGCACTCCTCGGGCGTCACCACCACGGTGCTCGGCGCGCTCAAGCGGGGGCTCACCCCGGGCGGGCGCCAGCTCGGGTTGTACGTCGTGGGTGGCAAGGGCGTGCAGGCGCGCCGCGTGCCCGAGGAGCTGAGCTTCATCGGCGACCGGGTGGGCATCGATGCCCCCACGCTCCTGCGCGCCAGCCGTCTCACCGCCCGCGTGGACAGCGCCGCGGTGCAGGATGGGTTCGAGCTGTACTCCCACAGCCTCATCCTCGCGGACGACAACGCGTGGGCGGTGGTGCAGCAGGGGATGAACCCGGAGGCCCGGCAGGCCCGGCGCTACCACTGGTTGTCCGAGGGCCTCACCAGCTTCGTGGAGGAGCCCCATGCCGCCATCGACGGGCCGTCCCAGGGCGTCATCGTCAACCTCACGGACAAGCGCGCCTCGCGCACGCGCGCCGCGCTGGTGGAGCTGGTGTCCCAGGGGCCGGACGTGGTGACGGGGGCGTTGCGGCAACGGCTTCCCCAGCCCGCGCCCCGGCCCGCCACCCCGGTGCTGCCCCACCTGCAACTGCCCGCCCACGAAGAGGTGACGCACGAGGATGTGCTCCTGCGCCGCCTGCATGGCACGCTCGCCGCCGCGGCCGAGCAGGGCCCGCGCGACTTCGCCGAGCTGTTGCTCTCCCCCGGCGTGGGCCCCCGCACGGTGGCGGCGCTCGCCAGCGCCGCGGAAGTCCTCCACGGCACGCCCTCGCGCTTCACGGATCCCGCGCGCTTCTCGCTCGCCCAGGGAGGCAAGGATCGGCACCCCTTCCCGGTGCGGCTGGACGTCTATGACGAGACGCTGCGGGTGATGCGCGCGGCGGTGGACGCGGCCCGGCTCGGCAACGACGAGCGGCTCCAGGCGATCCGCGAGCTGGACAGGCAGGCGCGCCGCCTCGAGGCCGTGGCCACCGGGCCCTCCTTCGACGAGCTCGTCCAGGCCGGCTGGGCGGATGCCGGGGAGCTGCTGCCCACCGACGCGCCGCCCCGCCGCTTCTCGCGCTCCTCCAGCACGCGCCGGGCGCGGGTGCCCCAGCGCTCGTCCCGGAGCCAGTTGGAGCTGCCGGGCCTGTCGGAGGAGGGCTCCGGTGAGCCGTCCCCCCACTCGGGATAG
- a CDS encoding glycosyltransferase family 4 protein yields the protein MSLVVHPHFHRRRTGVTAHTEVVVSELARTSETRALGRHLAAHVPRIAWGELWRRLRQEPVVWHAHRNNEMLVGLLLRLLSRQVRLVYTRHGGTRPGRLTRLLARQAERLITLNAQGAEWMGMPSALIGHGVDLARFVPPADRDAAWKALGLGGRHGVGVVGRIRPPKGQGDFVEAVRPLLSEFPQWRAVLVGQARGRGDKAWAHQLRASTADGLVLAGEHADVVPWYQGMDIIVQPSHAESFGMVLLEAMASGCCLVATRLPHVPGIVEHGRTGFLFDPGDVTTLREHLRLLLREPERARAVGRAAAEEARARFGVAHEAQALWGVYQEALER from the coding sequence ATGTCGCTCGTCGTGCACCCCCACTTCCACCGGCGCCGCACCGGCGTGACGGCCCATACCGAAGTCGTCGTGTCGGAGCTCGCACGCACCTCGGAGACGCGGGCGCTGGGCCGGCACCTGGCGGCGCACGTGCCGCGCATCGCCTGGGGCGAGCTGTGGCGGCGCCTCCGCCAGGAGCCCGTCGTCTGGCACGCGCACCGCAACAACGAGATGCTCGTCGGCCTGCTGTTGCGGCTGCTGAGCCGCCAGGTGCGGCTCGTCTACACGCGCCATGGCGGCACCAGGCCGGGGCGCCTCACGCGGCTGCTGGCCCGCCAGGCCGAGCGCCTCATCACCCTCAACGCCCAGGGCGCCGAGTGGATGGGCATGCCCTCGGCGCTCATCGGCCACGGGGTGGACCTCGCGCGCTTCGTGCCCCCGGCGGACCGCGATGCCGCCTGGAAGGCACTGGGACTGGGCGGCCGTCACGGCGTGGGCGTCGTGGGGCGCATCCGTCCCCCCAAGGGCCAGGGTGACTTCGTGGAGGCGGTGCGCCCCCTGCTCTCCGAGTTCCCCCAGTGGCGGGCCGTGCTGGTGGGCCAGGCGCGGGGCCGCGGGGACAAGGCGTGGGCGCACCAACTGCGCGCATCCACCGCGGACGGCCTGGTGCTGGCGGGCGAGCACGCGGACGTGGTGCCCTGGTACCAGGGCATGGACATCATCGTGCAACCCTCGCACGCCGAGTCCTTCGGCATGGTGCTGCTGGAGGCCATGGCCAGCGGGTGCTGCCTGGTGGCGACGCGGCTGCCCCACGTGCCCGGCATCGTCGAGCACGGGCGCACGGGCTTTCTCTTCGACCCCGGGGACGTAACGACGCTGCGCGAGCACCTGCGCCTGCTCCTGCGCGAGCCCGAGCGCGCTCGGGCCGTGGGCCGTGCCGCCGCCGAGGAGGCCCGCGCGCGCTTCGGCGTGGCGCACGAGGCCCAGGCGCTCTGGGGCGTGTACCAGGAAGCCCTGGAGCGCTGA